TGCGTTTCACTTTCTTCAATCCGGTTTCTTCAAGTTCAAGCAATTATCTGTCGCTTGACCGAACAATTCTTGGACCtgttttaattccttctctGGCACCACCATAGAACAATGAGATTCTTAGATCCAAGCAGTAACAAAACTAACTTTCATTTAGTGAGATACGGAACAAATAAGGAGAAATGTATTGGCTTAGAACCATGACCATCCAAAATATTTGTTATTCACTTTTCTAGAGGCATCGGATAAAGGAAATGGTGTATTACAAATCAAACATCTGTGTCCCAGAGATATATAAAACAGATGCCAGACCATCTGAAGATCCCTAAAAGAGGTGGATCGCCTGACAGAAGatccatccatacatgccacatcgAAGATCAAGACAGAAACCAGGGTTTTATAAACTAGCAAAAACTGCTATTCATCATCCTTTAATGTGGCTTCAAATGACTGGaagtaaaaatatcaaatagttTTCTAATCATATGATGCCAAATGGATGGAtgataaaaaagataataaatagtaattttcaAAACTTGTACCTTTTGGTAGACATTTGAAATTAACATTTCTCTTTCTGGCTATTTTTCCTCTAAACAATTGCAATGAGAGATTGCTTCGCAATCGTACATGAATTTTAATGAAAGATTAGACTATGCAGAAGGCCAGAGACATACCTGCAGCTTCGAGTTGTCTCTGAAGTTCCTGGCCCACAGCATCATTTTCAGCCTGCGCAATCAGATTTCACATTGGAAACTCTTTAGAGACAagatattaaattgtaaaaatcCACCATGCGAGAGCTGTTGGTCAGTCATCCAACTCCATACCTGGAGTTCCGCGATCCTTTTCAGTTGAGCTTCTTCACCTCCGTCGGACAATGGAAGTGCTGCAACCAGCGCATCAAACTGTGAAAGCACAAAGCGTTAGCATTCATATAGTCGAGACAGAATCGAATACATCGACAAACAATATGTTATTGTCCAATCCTACGCGGATGGATCAACACAAAGAAAGTAATCATATCCCAAAGTTTTTCCATATATTTGAAcatttttacatcttttttggCTATTGATACAAATTTAACTCCGAGTAAATCAATCAAACTTGCAGTAAGTTTCCTCAAACATAACTGGACATGCTTCCTAAATTTTCAGTAGTCCGCTGCCAGTACGAGGAGGAAACAGCTGATTGCTTAGGAAACAAAAATCTTGAACCATttaattttctgaaaatattcaAAGAGAAATGCAATTGAATGTCTATATGTtgttcaaaatgatggaaaatacgacaatatttttctttttatatcagTGGGTGTCCGGCCAATTTGGGCGCAACTCGACTAATTTCACGAGCCCTGAAATTAACAGCCAGATAAATCTCCATTAATCCTAAAGAGACTCAAAACTGGTGACCATTGGGAGCAAACCCAAAACGTCGAAACGTGACCAACTGAGCTACCCTTATTAAGAAAATCACGACAATATTTGAGGTCTAAAATCAGTTAACCTGTTTAGCGGCCTTGACGAGAGCGGCGCCGAGTTGCTTGGGTTGTTCGGAGGTGTTGGGAGCTTCGGCGGCATCGTCGGTGGGATTAGGTGGTGGTTCGGGGTAATTGGTAGAGAGTCGGACAGGGGGAGCGTCCCTCTGGAGTGTACCGAAAGTGTTGAAGGCTAGAGCTGCGATCGTGTTGACTTGATCTTGCAATTGGGAGATTATGTCCATCCTTTTCCGCAAGACAAAGCTTCACAATCCCTAATCAAATCTTCTTGTTTGCAGACAAATTGGTCCACGATCCGACTTCTGGGAGACGATGACGATGGAGCTCCGAGAGAAAGAGTATTATTTTATCTTGCCAGTAGAACGTCGGCGTTTGGATGAATTACAGAGAGGGATATTGGCACCTTTGTCTAGAAAGGAATGTGGGCTAAATCCATAGTCAGTCTGGGCCTGCCCCAACGAATTCAAATCGTACCCAAAAATATGTGAGAATATCAGTattgtttttttcaaatatactttataataatttttttataatataatttaagcaaattaaattatgtaaatttatataatattttatttataatatttcttatGAACCTAATATTTTTCCTCTTTAATGTTCTAACAATAGTGTGCGTAGGCAAGCTGGACCAAAAACTAATAAATACTCAGCACAAAACCTACAGAAATATCATGGGGAAATCATCACCAGATAAAAACCTGACATTAATTTTCAAGACAATAACTTAACAAAGCTTACAAAGATAACAAAACCATTGAAGAGTTGTCAGATATAGGAGGAGACTAGTGTTGTATTCAAGCGTCAACTTAACCACGAGAGCCATGACTGTCCTGCTACCTATTTATTGTCATCAAACCTGACACTATCCTCATATCCTTTCTCCTATGtttaatttcaagaaaaattctCAGGTCCTATTGTAGGGATCTAAGATTGTGGTACCAGGTCATCTTTAACACCATTTTCAATATTGCTCGTGGTACCAGAACTAGG
This sequence is a window from Carya illinoinensis cultivar Pawnee chromosome 9, C.illinoinensisPawnee_v1, whole genome shotgun sequence. Protein-coding genes within it:
- the LOC122275688 gene encoding mediator of RNA polymerase II transcription subunit 21, whose protein sequence is MDIISQLQDQVNTIAALAFNTFGTLQRDAPPVRLSTNYPEPPPNPTDDAAEAPNTSEQPKQLGAALVKAAKQFDALVAALPLSDGGEEAQLKRIAELQAENDAVGQELQRQLEAAEKELKQVQELFGQATDNCLNLKKPD